A region from the Leishmania panamensis strain MHOM/PA/94/PSC-1 chromosome 20 sequence genome encodes:
- a CDS encoding hypothetical protein (TriTrypDB/GeneDB-style sysID: LpmP.20.4040): protein MKNASRTKASVSLMRDRNLSNSSVPAATRPTGPAAKGAVTLFVSKSARSDMELVFDRLHALDKSTQSDTISGKGLAQFFCEVSVEASSLECMVLLWKLGATQQGCITRPEWLLSMYANGIESVAQLRQKLGEWVKDVRESSGAFLLMYTYMYDYIRGEEDRRMTRTTAINGWDVFFGQNKRYAKWKTWAVANLTGDVSRDLWRQLGIFLTMDTDATQSSDDQVLALSWPSAIADFMETDNLPAS, encoded by the coding sequence ATGAAGAATGCTAGCCGTACGAAGGCGTCTGTGAGCCTCATGCGGGACCGAAACTTGTCGAACTCTTCGGTccccgccgccacccgccCCACCGGGCCAGCCGCAAAAGGGGCTGTGACGCTGTTCGTCTCCAAGAGTGCGCGAAGCGATATGGAGCTAGTTTTTGACCGCCTTCACGCTCTAGACAAGTCCACCCAGTCGGACACGATTAGTGGGAAGGGACTGGCACAGTTCTTCTGTGAGGTTTCTGTCGAAGCGTCGTCCTTAGAGTGCATGGTGCTCTTGTGGAAGTTAGGTGCCACGCAGCAAGGCTGCATCACGCGGCCTGAGTGGCTGCTATCCATGTACGCCAACGGCATCGAATCCGTCGCACAGCTGCGTCAAAAGCTCGGGGAGTGGGTAAAGGATGTTCGCGAGAGCTCTGGCGCCTTTCTGCTCATGTATACTTATATGTACGACTACATCCGTGGCGAGGAGGATCGCCGCATGACACGGACAACGGCAATTAACGGGTGGGACGTTTTTTTTGGCCAGAATAAGCGCTATGCAAAGTGGAAGACATGGGCAGTGGCCAACCTCACGGGCGATGTTTCCCGTGACCTCTGGCGGCAGCTCGGTATCTTCCTCACGATGGACACGGACGCTACGCAAAGCTCCGATGACCAGGTGCTCGCACTGTCGTGGCCATCGGCAATCGCGGACTTCATGGAGACAGATAACTTGCCGGCCTCCTGA
- a CDS encoding nucleolar protein family a, putative (TriTrypDB/GeneDB-style sysID: LpmP.20.4050), whose translation MARGFGGRGGGDRGGGGRGFGGPRGGGFGGGRGGHMSESDPPENVEEVGTFMSAAEGELVYKVTVHGQVPRFNAFVYTENKAKIGKIEEILGNTTDVMFSVKPSPGVQAASLSEGDKAYISTLQFTPLRAFTDPPKPRGRGGRGAGRGGGRGGDRGGRGGFGNARGGFGGRGGFGGRGGFGGRGGFGGAGGGRGSFGGGGRGNFGGGSRGRGFDGRGRGY comes from the coding sequence ATGGCCCGAGGGTTCGGAGgacgtggcggtggtgaccgcggaggtggtggtcgcgGTTTCGGTGGCCCACGGGGCGGCGGCTTCGGCGGCGGTCGCGGTGGTCACATGTCTGAGTCAGACCCGCCGGAgaacgtggaggaggtgggtaCGTTCATGAGCGCTGCGGAGGGTGAACTAGTTTACAAGGTCACAGTGCACGGCCAGGTGCCCCGATTCAACGCCTTCGTTTACACCGAGAACAAAGCGAAGATTGGCAAAATTGAGGAAATTCTCGGCAACACAACGGATGTCATGTTTTCCGTGAAACCATCTCCCGGCGTGCAGGCAGCGTCACTCAGCGAGGGCGACAAGGCGTATATTTCCACTCTCCAGTTCACTCCACTCCGTGCCTTCACCGACCCGCCAAAGCCACGCGGTcgtggtggtcgtggcgctggccgtggtggcggacgcggcggcgaccgTGGTGGCCGTGGCGGGTTCGGCAATGCTCGCGGCGGCTTTGGCGGTCGCGGCGGCTTTGGCGGTCGCGGCGGCTTTGGCGGTCGCGGCGGCTttggtggcgctggtggtggtcggGGAAGCttcggaggcggcggccgtggcaactttggtggtggtagtCGCGGCCGTGGTTTCGATGGTCGAGGCCGCGGGTACTAG
- a CDS encoding hypothetical protein (TriTrypDB/GeneDB-style sysID: LpmP.20.4060) — protein sequence MESDSAPLSWAWDRRRRRNIFGFNVASDCLGGLALLIGIPVLVAVHLATVVLTPHSTASQECKTLRLKVFVELLLCLSAEVLLFLLLVADPGFVDAPTDLSCCCRHCGMEVEDFDHHCSAVGACIGKGNMCYFILFLLFAALLCVLAAVQNAVFAYGAVRAYRRDTAPSWTSRAALIDAGFTALRSPRTLCFLVLSVVAVDAGVVCTFLCLRYTYLAYWGLSSVRRRGLVGIPGSLSEVFAHTLRPAFSHNFTFPRDYALADLSE from the coding sequence ATGGAGTCCGACTCTGCGCCGCTCAGCTGGGCGTGGGATcggagacggcggcgcaaCATCTTCGGTTTCAACGTTGCGAGTGATTGCCTAGGTGGTCTCGCCTTGCTTATTGGTATACCTGTACTTGTTGCAGTGCACCTTGCAACTGTTGTGCTGACGCCACACTCCACTGCATCTCAAGAATGTAAGACGCTTCGGCTGAAGGTATTCGTGgagctgcttctctgcctcagcgccgaggtgctgctttttcttcttctcgtcgcCGATCCCGGGTTTGTGGACGCACCCACTGacctcagctgctgctgccgtcatTGCGGCATGGAAGTAGAGGACTTTGACCACCACTGTAGTGCTGTGGGGGCGTGCATTGGGAAGGGCAACATGTGCTACTTCATTCTATTTCTGCTGTTCGCAGCGCTTCTGTGTGTTCTTGCGGCAGTGCAAAATGCCGTCTTTGCCTATGGTGCGGTACGCGCTTATAGGCGTGACACAGCCCCTTCGTGGACATCCAGAGCAGCTCTTATAGACGCTGGCTTCACGGCGCTACGTTCACCAAGGACCCTATGCTTTCTCGTGCTGAGCGTGGTGGCTGTGGACGCGGGTGTGGTGTGCACATTTCTCTGTCTCCGGTACACCTATCTTGCTTACTGGGGGCTCAGCTccgtgcggcggcgcggaCTGGTTGGCATTCCAGGCTCCCTCTCCGAAGTTTTTGCGCACACCCTGCGCCCTGCCTTCTCGCACAACTTCACGTTTCCGCGAGACTACGCGTTGGCAGATCTCTCTGAGTGA
- a CDS encoding coatomer alpha subunit, putative (TriTrypDB/GeneDB-style sysID: LpmP.20.4070) gives MLTKFEARSSRVKAVALHNSATWVLCGLHNGAVQIWDYRMSICVDTYTEHVGAVRGADFHVNQPLFVTGGDDYTVKVWNYKLHRCLFTMTGHMDYVRTTFFHHEQPWILSCSDDFTIRVWNWQSRKSIACLPGHNHYVMCAQFHPFSDLVVSGSLDKTIRVWDISALRHRKEEMGITQDLLGTTDVVVRYELEGHEKGINWVAFHPCGDLLLSAADDRTVRLWTMSGTSCYVSRTFTGHTSNVCCAVFYRNDYLVSCAEDRTIRVVHMSSGATVQTFRREVERYWIMASDSVHNLIAIGHDTGLQVFKLTRERPAFAIHNATELYYACQNKLNMYNFETEEVTSCTVNYQFYPPTALSCCPTTGGVMLSYAKGGPQVEWIPKPLATRTCNVEGTMKGIDGVFFGGYKLAYVDVNGKMCIQNVSKPGGKPQQTDVLCSRIFAAPVGCVLCQSDDKILLYQVAQHGAVMEATVPAVRYAVWDKDFSKVALIAKNTVTIMTKRLKLIASVAESSARIKSAAFDETRDVMYFTTSNHLKYCYLRNGETSTISTLKNVVYLARAVGDTIYVLTRDGRVLRKELDNVELNFKLKLQQQSYRDLLRIIQQGKLKGQALVGYLRKHGHSEVALHFVSDPLTRFNLAIECGAIDIAKAMATELNQPVTWRHLADTATRFGDIQLAQFASAKAGNYYASGLLALLTGNTASVANLVNATHDDHFKLHYGMYVNDAKGRVDLLCKANQLPLAYVTAKSHGLENTAAQLLQQLQPDVAARVEAQRFYPVPQQQPVDPVTENWPMLQVEESVFTRLLKEPGHLDAIAQPELDEDVAAGAGWDDDEDDGALLAGAGADDGDAGAPTYNGDKRGGWDDDLDIDVSAALPDAGGACAASSGYVVPREYPPITQTWTDAYTLPAFHVAAGSFASALCLLQRQIGLADPTPLKPYMMQLWAAVNSCRPAPNGLSTVFALSTQPPNSETEAPHAPALPDFMPVLAEKLRIGYQLFVEGNFAEALDVFRSILHLSVMTVVKDDQQKATLREIMAVAPEYTRALTLQLQLRTLSASSVEALQLALYFTHFRLHRAHLTLALSQAMSKAYKQKNIKTAAEVARRLLEQDPPKNKAQQAAAIIAEADRNPTNAVPIDYDERNPFIMCSASYKPMYKGVVSPVRCSYCLSPADPSYRGTLCPVCKLSKIGVDCAGLVNRV, from the coding sequence ATGCTCACCAAGTTTGAGGCCCGCTCATCCCGCGTGAAAGCGGTTGCGCTACACAACAGCGCCACATGGGTTCTCTGCGGATTGCACAACGGTGCGGTGCAGATTTGGGACTATCGTATGAGCATCTGTGTCGACACCTACACAGAGCATGTGGGTGCAGTTCGTGGCGCTGACTTCCACGTGAACCAGCCGCTCTTCGTGACGGGCGGCGATGACTACACAGTAAAGGTGTGGAACTACaagctgcaccgctgcctctttACGATGACAGGGCACATGGACTATGTTCGCACCACCTTCTTCCACCACGAACAGCCGTGGATCCTGTCGTGCTCGGACGACTTCACCATCCGCGTTTGGAACTGGCAGAGTCGAAAGAGCATTGCGTGCTTGCCCGGTCACAACCACTACGTCATGTGCGCGCAGTTTCACCCCTTCAGCGACCTTGTCGTGTCGGGCAGCCTGGACAAGACAATCCGAGTGTGGGATATctcagcgctgcggcaccggaAGGAGGAAATGGGCATCACGCAGGATCTCTTGGGCACGACGGATGTAGTGGTGCGGTACGAGTTGGAGGGGCATGAGAAGGGCATCAACTGGGTCGCCTTCCACCCGTGCGGCGACCTGCTACTCTCTGCCGCCGATGACCGAACAGTGCGCCTGTGGACAATGTCGGGGACATCGTGCTACGTCTCTCGCACGTTCACGGGACACACGAGCAacgtctgctgcgccgtcttcTACAGGAACGACTATCTGGTGTCCTGCGCAGAGGACCGCACAATTCGCGTGGTACACATGTCCTCCGGCGCGACAGTGCAGACGTTCCGTCGCGAAGTGGAGCGCTACTGGATCATGGCTAGCGACTCGGTGCACAACCTGATCGCCATTGGCCACGACACGGGCCTACAGGTCTTCAAGCTGACTCGGGAGCGGCCGGCTTTTGCGATTCACAACGCGACGGAGCTCTACTACGCGTGCCAGAACAAACTGAACATGTACAACTTCGAGACCGAGGAAGTCACCTCCTGCACCGTCAACTACCAGTTTTACCCGCCGACGGCGCTCTCGTGCTGCCCGACGACCGGGGGTGTGATGCTTTCCTACGCTAAAGGTGGTCCACAAGTGGAGTGGATTCCGAAGCCATTGGCCACAAGGACATGTAACGTGGAGGGTACCATGAAGGGCATCGACGGTGTTTTCTTCGGTGGTTACAAGCTCGCCTACGTGGACGTAAACGGCAAAATGTGCATCCAGAATGTGAGCAAACCTGGTGGAAAGCCGCAACAGACAGACGTGTTGTGCAGTCGCATTTTCGCTGCCCCGGTCGGCTGCGTTCTTTGCCAGAGCGACGACAAGATCCTCCTGTaccaggtggcgcagcacggTGCAGTAATggaggcgacggtgccggcgGTGCGGTATGCTGTGTGGGACAAGGATTTCTCCAAGGTAGCACTCATCGCCAAGAACACCGTAACCATTATGACGAAGCGCCTCAAGCTCATTGCGTCGGTCGCCGAGTCGTCAGCCCGCATCAAATCCGCTGCCTTCGATGAGACGCGCGACGTTATGTACTTCACCACATCCAACCACCTCAAATACTGCTACCTGCGCAACGGCGAGACAAGCACGATCAGCACGCTCAAAAATGTCGTTTACCTTGCGCGGGCCGTGGGCGATACCATCTACGTCTTGACGCGTGACGGTCGCGTTCTGCGCAAGGAGCTGGACAACGTGGAGCTCAACTTCAAGCTCAagctgcagcaacagtcGTACCGCGACCTCCTCCGTATTATCCAGCAAGGCAAGCTCAAGGGCCAGGCCCTGGTCGGGTATCTGCGCAAGCACGGACACTCCGAGGTCGCTTTGCACTTCGTCAGCGACCCACTCACGCGCTTCAACCTCGCCATCGAATGTGGCGCCATTGACATTGCCAAGGCGATGGCTACTGAGCTCAACCAACCAGTCACCTGGCGACACCTCGCCGACACTGCCACACGCTTTGGTGACATTCAACTGGCCCAGTTTGCGAGTGCCAAGGCGGGCAACTACTACGCCTCTGGTCTGCTTGCGCTTCTCACGGGCAACACCGCCTCAGTGGCCAACCTTGTCAACGCCACACACGACGACCACTTCAAGCTGCACTACGGCATGTATGTCAACGACGCGAAGGGGCGTGTGGACCTCCTCTGCAAGGCAAACCAACTACCTCTGGCGTACGTGACAGCGAAGTCGCATGGACTGGAGAACACGGCAGCGCAGTTGCTCCAACAGTTACAGCCTGATGTGGCGGCGCGTGTGGAGGCACAGCGATTCTACCCTgtgccccagcagcagccagtTGATCCAGTGACGGAGAACTGGCCAATgctgcaggtggaggagtcgGTGTTTACGCGGCTCTTGAAGGAACCGGGGCACTTGGACGCCATCGCACAGCCGGAGCTCGATGAGgacgtcgccgccggcgctgggtgggacgacgacgaggatgacggcGCGCTTTTGGCTGGCGCGGGTGCAGACGATGGCGATGCGGGGGCGCCAACCTATAACGGTGACAAGAGGGGTGGCTGGGATGACGACCTAGACATTGACGTGTCAGCTGCACTGCCGGATGCTGGGGGCGCCTGTGCCGCTAGCAGTGGCTACGTCGTGCCGCGCGAGTACCCACCCATTACGCAGACATGGACAGATGCCTACACACTTCCTGCTTTCCACGTCGCCGCTGGGTCATTTGCTAGTGCActgtgcctgctgcagcgccagatCGGCTTAGCAGACCCGACGCCGCTGAAGCCGTACATGATGCAGCTGTGGGCAGCCGTGAACAGCTGCAGGCCTGCACCGAACGGCCTCTCTACTGTCTTCGCCCTGTCCACGCAGCCACCGAACAGCGAAACGGAGGCGCCCCACGCCCCAGCACTGCCAGACTTCATGCCTGTGCTAGCCGAGAAACTGCGCATAGGCTACCAGCTGTTCGTCGAGGGCAATTTTGCCGAAGCGCTGGATGTCTTCCGCAGCATTCTGCACCTGTCTGTCATGACGGTTGTGAAGGACGACCAGCAGAAGGCAACACTGCGCGAAATCATGGCGGTTGCTCCAGAATACACACGTGCcctcacgctgcagctgcaactgCGTACcctcagcgcctcctcggtcgaggcgctgcagctggcgctgtACTTCACACACTTCCGCCTTCACCGCGCACACCTCACTCTAGCCCTGTCACAGGCCATGAGTAAGGCATACAAGCAGAAGAACATCAAGACTGCCGCTGAAGTAGCGCGCCGACTGCTGGAGCAGGACCCACCAAAGAACAAGGCACAGCAGGCcgccgccatcatcgccgAAGCGGACCGCAACCCCACTAACGCCGTCCCAATCGACTACGACGAGCGCAACCCTTTCATCATGTGTTCTGCCAGCTACAAACCAATGTACAAGGGTGTCGTGAGCCCAGTGCGGTGCAGCTACTGCTTGTCACCAGCTGACCCGTCCTACAGAGGGACGCTCTGCCCCGTGTGCAAGCTGTCGAAGATCGGAGTTGACTGCGCTGGCCTCGTCAATCGAGTTTGA
- a CDS encoding hypothetical protein (TriTrypDB/GeneDB-style sysID: LpmP.20.4080) — protein MTRWNQRMAKMAFRRSKFRRLAWGDGDPYPYTPRATFRYQWDDWPMWEKMWHLAVGVLGIEFAVWAYYSKLNSRMDWAREEALRRMRLRREAQELMILEGETFPSDIQPDRH, from the coding sequence ATGACGCGGTGGAACCAGCGAATGGCCAAGATGGCCTTCCGGCGGTCCAAATTCCGCCGCCTAGCGTGGGGCGACGGGGACCCGTACCCCTACACTCCGCGCGCCACCTTCCGCTACCAGTGGGACGACTGGCCGATGTGGGAGAAGATGTGGCACCTCGCTGTCGGTGTGCTAGGCATTGAGTTTGCCGTGTGGGCCTACTACTCGAAGCTGAACAGCCGCATGGACTGggcgcgcgaggaggcgctgcgtcgcatgcgcctgcgccgcgaggcCCAGGAGCTGATGATTCTCGAGGGGGAGACCTTCCCAAGCGACATCCAGCCGGACCGCCACTGA
- a CDS encoding 20s proteasome beta 7 subunit, putative (TriTrypDB/GeneDB-style sysID: LpmP.20.4090), with protein sequence MASGGSIVAIKYNGGVLMAADTLLSYGSLAKWPNIPRIKLLGGHSAVCATGSYADFQMMAKRVEDNIERQKMYHNVDEMHPNEVFSYLHRSIYQKRCDFEPCLCQMVLIGARDGKTFLAAVDDVGTRWEDDCIATGYGGHIALPLLRQALEKNPGGLSRAEAMQILTDCLRVLFYRECRAINKFQMADAAGDGVHISEPFEVETNWAYEGYHFEKTAIIR encoded by the coding sequence ATGGCGTCTGGTGGATCGATTGTCGCCATCAAGTACAACGGCGGTGTACTGATGGCGGCGGATACGCTGCTATCCTACGGGTCTCTCGCCAAGTGGCCCAACATCCCGCGCATCAAGCTGCTCGGCGGCCACTCCGCCGTGTGCGCCACGGGCAGCTACGCCGACTTCCAGATGATGGCGAAGCGGGTGGAGGACAACATTGAGCGCCAGAAGATGTACCACAACGTCGACGAGATGCACCCAAACGAGGTGTTCAGCTACCTGCACCGCTCCATCTACCAGAAGCGCTGCGACTTCGAGCCGTGCCTGTGCCAGATGGTTCTCATTGGCGCCCGCGACGGCAAGACGTTTCTGGCGGCTGTAGACGACGTCGGCACGCGCTGGGAGGACGACTGCATCGCGACCGGCTACGGTGGCCACATcgcactgccactgctgcgccaggcGCTGGAAAAGAACCCGGGCGGCCTCTCGCGTGCAGAGGCGATGCAGATCCTCACCGActgcctgcgtgtgctctTCTACCGCGAGTGTCGCGCCATCAACAAGTTCCAGATggccgacgccgccggcgaCGGGGTGCACATCAGCGAGCCCTTCGAGGTGGAGACGAACTGGGCGTACGAGGGCTACCACTTTGAGAAGACGGCCATTATTCGCTGA
- a CDS encoding hypothetical protein (TriTrypDB/GeneDB-style sysID: LpmP.20.4100) — protein sequence MTRWNQRMAKMAFRRSKFRRLAWGDGDPYPYTPRATFRYQWDDWPMWEKMWHLAVGVLGIEFAVWAYYSKLNSRMDWAREEALRRMRLRREAQELMILEGETFPSDIQPDRH from the coding sequence ATGACGCGGTGGAACCAGCGAATGGCCAAGATGGCCTTCCGGCGGTCCAAATTCCGCCGCCTAGCGTGGGGCGACGGGGACCCGTACCCCTACACTCCGCGCGCTACCTTCCGCTACCAGTGGGACGACTGGCCGATGTGGGAGAAGATGTGGCACCTCGCTGTCGGTGTGCTAGGCATTGAGTTTGCCGTGTGGGCCTACTACTCGAAGCTGAACAGCCGCATGGACTGggcgcgcgaggaggcgctgcgtcgcatgcgcctgcgccgcgaggcCCAGGAGCTGATGATTCTCGAGGGGGAGACCTTCCCAAGCGACATCCAGCCGGACCGCCACTGA
- the QDPR-1 gene encoding quinonoid dihydropteridine reductase (TriTrypDB/GeneDB-style sysID: LpmP.20.4110), protein MKNVLLIGACGALGRAVANAFVKSEWAIISVDQVGAVKQGDDCHTVNPASSIEELQLAYLSAVAGLKVDAVINVAGGWAGGSIADPSTAASAELMLRQSLFSSIAAAHLFSTQGGKGGLLLLTGAAAAVGPTPSMIGYGTAKSAVHFLCQSVAANSLALPSDASVLAILPMTLDTSGNRAAMPHADRSTWTSLEDVARQIVEWSNGIHRPPSGSLVKIVTENSKTRFIL, encoded by the coding sequence ATGAAAAACGTACTTCTCATTGGTGCTTGCGGCGCCCTCGGTCGTGCCGTTGCGAATGCCTTCGTCAAAAGTGAATGGGCGATCATCAGCGTAGATCAAGTCGGCGCCGTCAAGCAGGGCGATGACTGCCATACTGTCAACCCTGCAAGCTccatcgaggagctgcagctggcctATCTCTCTGCAGTTGCCGGACTCAAGGTAGACGCCGTGATCAACGTCGCCGGCGGTTGGGCCGGCGGATCCATTGCGGAccccagcaccgctgcatcAGCAGAGCTGATGCTAAGGCaatcgctcttctcctctatAGCCGCGGCGCATCTGTTCAGCACGCAGGGTGGAAAAGGtgggcttcttcttcttactggagcagcagctgctgtgggtcCCACGCCCAGCATGATCGGATATGGCACAGCCAAGTCTGCAGTGCATTTTCTCTGCCAGTCTGTCGCAGCGAACTCATTAGCGCTGCCATCAGATGCAAGTGTCCTGGCCATCCTTCCCATGACCCTTGACACTTCTGGAAACAGAGCGGCGATGCCCCACGCTGACCGCTCCACGTGGACATCGCTCGAGGACGTGGCTCGGCAAATCGTGGAGTGGAGCAATGGAATTCATCGTCCTCCGAGCGGATCGCTCGTCAAGATCGTTACCGAAAACTCGAAGACACGTTTCATCTTGTAG